One genomic segment of Gordonia westfalica includes these proteins:
- a CDS encoding PE-PPE domain-containing protein — MKFTYVPYPADFGPATGMGDLSYEESKAIGAAALDRAVTESRELVVVGGYSAGAAVAVKYARDILPRRPRHQVLAVATLGDPHTPVHHGRSGIAGALHVPRPRFTEWAPGDPIADLPLGSPLRTVADLTGWMSVRTPEAARAWAFKTAERLAVAQPWWNPFRWPDFARAGRTSATISALRIPRTTTVVATLSGWPA, encoded by the coding sequence GTGAAGTTCACGTATGTGCCGTACCCGGCCGACTTCGGCCCGGCGACCGGCATGGGCGACCTGTCGTATGAGGAGTCGAAAGCGATCGGCGCGGCAGCGTTGGATCGAGCTGTCACCGAATCCCGCGAACTCGTGGTCGTCGGCGGCTACAGTGCGGGCGCGGCGGTCGCAGTGAAGTACGCGCGCGACATCCTGCCTCGGCGGCCTCGCCATCAGGTGCTCGCCGTCGCGACGCTGGGCGACCCGCACACGCCGGTGCATCACGGCCGGTCCGGGATCGCCGGGGCGCTGCACGTCCCGCGGCCTCGGTTCACCGAGTGGGCGCCGGGTGATCCGATCGCCGACCTGCCGCTAGGTTCACCGCTGCGCACGGTCGCCGACCTAACCGGGTGGATGTCGGTGCGCACACCCGAGGCCGCCCGCGCCTGGGCGTTCAAGACCGCTGAACGTCTGGCGGTGGCGCAGCCGTGGTGGAATCCGTTCCGCTGGCCCGATTTCGCGCGTGCGGGGAGGACATCCGCAACTATCTCGGCACTGCGCATTCCACGGACTACGACGGTGGTGGCCACGCTAAGCGGTTGGCCCGCATGA
- a CDS encoding DUF7264 domain-containing protein → MTTVTLGWEGTKAEIPLYQNSDLVFSLDPIDATSGNITSWPVGAASTLYFFEGDPVRNATTPIISIPGVVEPPSIDYVVQQETLAPIIGRATHFLLTVSMPETPTQEYPLYYGKAVRRV, encoded by the coding sequence ATGACCACCGTCACCCTCGGATGGGAGGGAACGAAAGCGGAAATCCCCCTCTACCAGAACAGTGACCTGGTTTTCTCCCTCGACCCCATCGACGCCACCTCCGGCAACATCACATCGTGGCCGGTCGGTGCAGCATCGACCCTCTACTTTTTCGAAGGCGACCCCGTCCGGAACGCCACCACCCCCATCATCTCCATCCCCGGCGTGGTGGAACCACCCTCCATCGACTATGTGGTGCAACAGGAAACGCTGGCCCCCATCATCGGGCGGGCCACCCACTTCCTGCTCACGGTGTCGATGCCCGAAACCCCCACCCAGGAATATCCCCTCTACTACGGGAAAGCAGTCCGCCGTGTCTGA
- a CDS encoding phage tail fiber protein: MALATNAMKTALLNAYAAQGTWISLHTADPGSTGASEVSGGTPAYARQQTTWGTPASGSMTGSKVSINVPATTVVAAGVYSAQTSGTYLDKLSIPSTTVSANATIDVTPTITIT; the protein is encoded by the coding sequence ATGGCACTCGCCACCAACGCGATGAAAACCGCCCTGCTCAATGCGTATGCAGCGCAGGGAACGTGGATTTCCCTGCACACCGCCGACCCCGGCAGCACCGGCGCATCCGAGGTGTCGGGCGGTACCCCCGCGTATGCCCGCCAGCAGACGACCTGGGGGACTCCGGCGTCGGGTTCCATGACCGGGTCGAAGGTGTCGATCAACGTGCCCGCCACCACCGTCGTCGCGGCCGGCGTGTACTCGGCGCAAACCTCCGGCACCTATTTGGACAAACTGTCCATCCCCTCCACCACAGTCAGTGCGAACGCCACCATCGACGTCACCCCCACGATCACCATCACGTAG
- a CDS encoding DUF7572 family protein has protein sequence MKPATLVAEALPHMPPITNLYSTEDGFLLVLVVEVPDMTSILTSMGMQVPVSRSHLKPDVSVFLSDERGQVIDYDGDPANGLTPILSTDSKSFAMTINPDLATHADALAALGYELTEQETP, from the coding sequence ATGAAACCAGCAACCCTTGTGGCTGAAGCTCTTCCGCATATGCCGCCGATCACGAACCTGTACTCCACGGAGGATGGGTTCCTGTTGGTGTTGGTGGTGGAAGTGCCTGACATGACTTCGATTCTCACCAGCATGGGAATGCAGGTTCCCGTCTCGCGGTCGCATCTGAAACCGGATGTGTCGGTGTTCCTGTCGGATGAGCGTGGCCAGGTCATCGACTACGACGGTGACCCCGCCAACGGTTTGACCCCGATCCTGTCGACTGACTCGAAGTCGTTCGCGATGACCATCAACCCCGACCTCGCCACCCACGCTGATGCTTTGGCGGCACTCGGATATGAACTCACAGAACAGGAGACACCATGA
- a CDS encoding putative phage holin, protein MELIADWALVVLAVLATVYTICYAAWQYWWKERVSLIYLGKSTLMSLVFLQISASVWAGTDYPGRAWIRFILYSGGA, encoded by the coding sequence GTGGAGCTGATAGCCGACTGGGCACTTGTGGTGCTCGCCGTGCTGGCCACCGTCTACACCATCTGCTACGCCGCATGGCAGTACTGGTGGAAGGAGCGGGTGTCACTCATCTACCTAGGCAAGTCGACCCTGATGTCGCTGGTCTTTCTCCAGATCTCGGCGTCAGTGTGGGCGGGTACTGACTATCCGGGGCGGGCGTGGATTCGATTCATCCTGTACTCGGGTGGCGCGTGA
- a CDS encoding IS630 family transposase, whose translation MATRGPRAVDIVLTDDERRELEGWARRRTTASGLAMRSRIVLAAADGGSNTEVAQRLGLNRGTVRRWRGRFVEHRCEGLLDEPRPGRPRTVGDEQIKDLITATLETTPKNATHWSTRSMAEHLDMSQSTVSRVWRAFGLAPHKQDSWKLSKDPMFTEKVRDVVGLYMNPPERALVLCVDEKTQIQALDRTQPIFPMLPGTPQRASHDYVRNGTSSLYAALDIASGKVIGSLHSRHRATEFIGFLRKIDAEVPDELDVHLVMDNASTHKTPAVKRWLTAHPRFVVHFTPTSSSWMNLVERWFAELTTKKLQRSTHRTVRALNADIRAWIETWNDNPRPYVWVKTADQILDSIAHYCTRINDSGH comes from the coding sequence ATGGCAACCCGGGGTCCGCGAGCAGTGGATATTGTTCTGACCGATGACGAGCGCCGTGAGCTCGAAGGGTGGGCGCGTCGGCGAACGACGGCCTCGGGTTTGGCGATGCGATCACGAATCGTTCTCGCTGCCGCAGATGGCGGGTCGAATACCGAAGTGGCACAACGACTCGGCCTCAACCGAGGTACCGTGCGGCGATGGCGAGGCCGGTTCGTCGAGCACCGCTGCGAGGGGTTGCTCGACGAACCCCGGCCCGGGCGACCTCGAACCGTCGGCGACGAGCAGATCAAAGACCTGATCACCGCAACTCTCGAGACCACTCCGAAGAATGCGACACACTGGTCGACTCGGTCGATGGCTGAGCATCTCGACATGTCGCAGTCAACTGTTTCGCGTGTATGGAGAGCGTTCGGATTGGCTCCACACAAACAGGATTCGTGGAAGCTGTCGAAAGATCCCATGTTCACCGAAAAGGTCCGCGACGTCGTCGGGCTCTACATGAACCCACCCGAACGTGCCCTGGTGCTCTGCGTTGACGAGAAGACCCAGATCCAAGCGCTCGATCGCACCCAGCCGATCTTTCCCATGCTCCCGGGCACCCCGCAACGGGCCAGCCACGACTACGTGCGCAACGGCACCTCCAGCCTGTACGCGGCGTTGGACATCGCGTCGGGCAAAGTCATCGGTTCGCTTCACTCACGGCATCGCGCAACGGAATTCATCGGATTCCTCCGCAAGATCGACGCCGAGGTACCCGACGAGCTCGACGTCCACCTGGTCATGGACAATGCCTCCACCCACAAGACACCCGCGGTCAAGCGATGGCTGACCGCGCACCCGCGGTTTGTTGTCCACTTCACCCCCACCAGCTCATCCTGGATGAACCTCGTCGAACGCTGGTTCGCCGAACTGACCACCAAGAAACTCCAACGCTCCACCCACCGCACCGTACGAGCACTCAATGCCGACATCAGAGCGTGGATCGAGACCTGGAACGACAACCCCCGCCCCTACGTGTGGGTCAAGACCGCTGACCAGATCCTCGACTCCATCGCCCACTACTGCACACGAATTAATGACTCAGGACACTAG
- a CDS encoding DUF7620 family protein, which translates to MWGFKTKGASAHEVDARSKRNARSAEEARSESARLAERARPVQRELRDQLERNHWAELIFGRLN; encoded by the coding sequence ATGTGGGGATTCAAGACCAAGGGGGCGAGCGCGCACGAAGTTGATGCGCGCTCGAAGCGAAACGCGCGATCGGCCGAAGAAGCCCGGTCCGAAAGCGCACGGCTCGCCGAACGGGCGCGGCCGGTACAGCGGGAGCTTCGTGACCAGTTGGAACGCAACCACTGGGCCGAGCTGATCTTCGGAAGGCTGAACTAG